The Bdellovibrio sp. GT3 genome contains the following window.
AGTTTCACAGGGCGGCGAAGCAAAAAGCGGCAAAGCAATCACAATATTGGGAACTCGCCTGAAGGATGGAAACGAAAAGATTTCCTATGAAACAACATCAGGCCCTACAACTGAGATTAAAGGCAGCGCGGGATTCATTGAAAAAATCTTTTCGATCTGGCTTGGCAAACCATCGGATGATGGCGTTGCTCAGTTAAAAAAGTCCATCTTGAAGTAATCAGTCCAAATCCAAAAGCCGGTAGCCAACGCCGGCTTCAGTTGAAATGATTTCAGGAGTGGTCTCGTCGATCTTTAACTTCTTTCTGACAGCTCCGACATACACCCGCAAGTAATGGGTGTGTTCAACCGAGTTTGACCCCCAGATCTCATTCATCAACATTCTGTGGGTCACAACCTTGCCTTTATGCTTCATCAACACTTTCACAATATTGAACTCAGTGGCCGTCAACTTTTATCCACAGCAAGAGGAAAATCTTATGTTTCAAGCGTGGGATGTATGTTGGCAAATACAAGCGAAGTCCATTTAGGAGACATGAACCATCAGTGAAAATAGCAAAAGCACGTTGCTCTTATTTTTGAGGAGGAAGTCCGGATGAAAATCTTTTGCTTTGCCCCGGTATTAAGAAAGGGTTCATTTAATAAAAAACTGATCCGCATTGCCAAGGCTTATGCAGAAGAGTTTCCAGACGCGAAAGTCGAATTGTGTGAGTTCAATGAATTTCCCATGCCCGTCTACGACGGTGACTTGGAAACTGAGCAAGGAATCCCGGAGGGCGTCACCAAGCTGGCTGAAAAGATCAACTCCGCTGACGCCATCATCATTTCTTCGCCGGAATACAATGGTGGCATGCCGGGACCTTTTAAAAATGCCGTAGACTGGCTATCACGACTTAAACCCGTTCCCCTGCGTGATAAACAGATCCTGCTAATTGGTGCGTCTATAAGCCAATTTGCAGCGATTAAGGGTAACTTCCACAGTCGCGTGCCTTTTCATGTGCTGAATGCCTTCGTTTATCCCGACTATTTCGGTGTGGCATTCTCCGAAACAGCCTTTGATGAAAAGGATCAATTGAAAGACGCCAAACAAAGTGAGCGCCTAAAAAAACTAGTCACAAACTTTCTGCAATACGCCTCCCGCACCGAAACTCCATTCGATCGCCTGGGAGAGTTTTTTGAGGAACAAAAACACAGCCACGACGAAAAGCATCCGCATTGAAATTCGACCGTTAGGGAATTTGAAAAATAAGCTTCTATTGTGCCTGCGAATTTGCACCGCGCATTTAGCAAAAAAAAGACCGAAGGTTCACTTCGGTCTTTTAGTTCTCTTGTTTTGCTTTTTCTTATTTAGTTAAGTCAGCCAGAGTTTCTGTTCATCGATGCGGATCTCGCTCGCAGCTCTACAGCTGGAGTGATTACGATTTTCTCTGGAGCCGATTTCAATTCTTTTACTTCCGTCTCAGCAGCAACTTGCTCCACTGCTTTTTCGCCGGAAAAATTCAACATCACAACACCCAGCACAATCAATGATGTAGCCAAAACTTTCTGCATAGGAAGTGGTTCATTAAACATAACCAGGCCCAACACAGCCATGATAGCAGTACCGACACCTGCCCAGATTGCGTAAACCACACTGACTGGCAGAGTTTTAAGTGCAAACGTAATACAGAAAAAAGAAATAGCAAAACATAGAACCATTAATACAGAAGGAATCAGCCGCGTGAAACCATCTGCGTATTTCATTCCAATAGTACCCAAGATCT
Protein-coding sequences here:
- a CDS encoding winged helix-turn-helix domain-containing protein, whose product is MTATEFNIVKVLMKHKGKVVTHRMLMNEIWGSNSVEHTHYLRVYVGAVRKKLKIDETTPEIISTEAGVGYRLLDLD
- a CDS encoding NADPH-dependent FMN reductase; translation: MKIFCFAPVLRKGSFNKKLIRIAKAYAEEFPDAKVELCEFNEFPMPVYDGDLETEQGIPEGVTKLAEKINSADAIIISSPEYNGGMPGPFKNAVDWLSRLKPVPLRDKQILLIGASISQFAAIKGNFHSRVPFHVLNAFVYPDYFGVAFSETAFDEKDQLKDAKQSERLKKLVTNFLQYASRTETPFDRLGEFFEEQKHSHDEKHPH
- a CDS encoding DMT family transporter, whose amino-acid sequence is MPYAYLAAAIIFEILGTIGMKYADGFTRLIPSVLMVLCFAISFFCITFALKTLPVSVVYAIWAGVGTAIMAVLGLVMFNEPLPMQKVLATSLIVLGVVMLNFSGEKAVEQVAAETEVKELKSAPEKIVITPAVELRARSASMNRNSG